One part of the Bradyrhizobium sp. CB1650 genome encodes these proteins:
- a CDS encoding LysR substrate-binding domain-containing protein yields MFDLNQLRCFVTVAEELHFGRAAARLNMTQPPLSRQIQVLEHIIDAPLLERTSRSVRLTPAGRSFLPEARRILKLAESASQVARRIALGKTGSLKIGFTAAAAYGFLPELIAACRAKLPEVDFSLKEMVSGDQFEALTSGQIDAGLLRPPIARPELTSRRVVAEPLLAAIPKKHPLANAESITIKDFDDQPFVMYSPYESRYFHDLLVALFTRADILPRYVQHLSQIHSILAMVRAGLGLAIVPAAAASLKISDVRLRPLKLRTRVPVELFMVWRRDDENPLLSALVKIAGELASTETAED; encoded by the coding sequence ATGTTCGACCTCAACCAGCTCCGCTGTTTCGTCACGGTGGCGGAGGAACTGCATTTCGGCCGCGCCGCGGCGCGGCTGAACATGACCCAGCCGCCGCTGTCCCGGCAGATCCAGGTGCTCGAGCACATCATCGATGCACCGCTGCTGGAGCGCACCAGCCGCTCGGTACGGCTGACGCCGGCGGGACGCAGCTTCCTGCCGGAGGCGCGGCGGATTCTCAAGCTTGCGGAGAGCGCCTCGCAAGTCGCCCGCCGCATCGCGCTCGGCAAGACCGGCTCGCTGAAGATCGGCTTCACCGCGGCCGCGGCCTACGGCTTCCTCCCCGAGCTCATCGCGGCCTGCCGCGCGAAATTGCCGGAAGTGGACTTCTCGCTGAAGGAAATGGTTTCGGGCGACCAGTTCGAGGCGCTGACCTCGGGCCAGATCGACGCCGGCCTGTTGCGGCCGCCGATCGCCCGTCCGGAGCTCACCAGCCGCCGCGTCGTCGCCGAGCCCCTGCTGGCCGCGATCCCCAAGAAGCATCCGCTGGCCAACGCCGAGAGCATCACCATCAAGGATTTCGACGACCAGCCCTTCGTGATGTACTCGCCCTACGAGAGCCGCTACTTCCACGACCTCCTGGTGGCGCTCTTCACGCGCGCCGACATCCTGCCGCGCTATGTCCAGCACCTGAGCCAGATCCACTCGATCCTCGCCATGGTCCGTGCCGGCCTCGGCCTTGCGATCGTGCCGGCTGCGGCGGCGAGCCTCAAGATCTCCGACGTGCGCCTGCGCCCGCTCAAGCTGCGCACGCGCGTCCCCGTCGAGCTGTTCATGGTCTGGCGCCGCGACGACGAGAATCCGCTGCTCTCGGCCCTGGTGAAAATCGCCGGCGAACTGGCCTCGACGGAGACCGCGGAAGATTGA
- the kdgD gene encoding 5-dehydro-4-deoxyglucarate dehydratase, with protein sequence MSKMTPQEMAQKIGSGLLSFPVTPFRADYSFDETTYRANMDWLCGYDVAGLFAAGGTGEFFSLTPTEVPHVIKVAVEETKGRVPVLAGTGYGTAIAREIAIGAEKAGADGLLLLPPYLTHSEQDGLAAHVEAVCAAVKIGVIVYNRDNAILQPDTLARLAERCPNLVGYKDGIGDIELMTRVYTKLGDRLTYIGGLPTAETFALPYLDMGVTTYSSAVFNFVPEFATRFYAAVRKRDHETIHTGLKNFILPLIAIRNRKKGYAVSIIKAGMKVIGRDSGPVRPPLTDLTEQEMAELTALVEKLPAIRSTQQAAE encoded by the coding sequence GTGAGCAAGATGACCCCGCAGGAGATGGCCCAGAAGATCGGCTCGGGCCTCCTGTCCTTCCCCGTCACGCCGTTCAGGGCTGACTATTCCTTCGACGAGACCACCTACCGCGCCAACATGGACTGGCTCTGCGGCTACGACGTCGCAGGTCTGTTCGCCGCCGGCGGCACCGGCGAGTTCTTCTCGCTGACGCCGACCGAGGTTCCGCATGTGATCAAGGTCGCCGTCGAGGAGACCAAGGGCCGCGTGCCCGTGCTCGCCGGCACCGGCTACGGCACCGCGATCGCGCGCGAGATCGCGATCGGCGCGGAGAAGGCCGGCGCCGACGGCCTGCTCTTGCTGCCGCCCTATCTCACCCATTCCGAGCAGGACGGCCTCGCGGCGCATGTCGAGGCGGTCTGCGCCGCCGTGAAGATCGGCGTCATCGTCTACAACCGCGACAACGCCATCCTCCAGCCCGATACGCTGGCGCGTCTCGCCGAGCGCTGCCCGAACCTCGTCGGCTACAAGGACGGCATCGGCGACATCGAGCTGATGACTCGCGTCTACACCAAGCTCGGCGATCGCCTGACCTATATCGGCGGTCTGCCGACCGCCGAGACCTTCGCACTGCCCTATCTCGACATGGGCGTGACGACCTACTCTTCGGCCGTGTTCAACTTCGTGCCGGAATTCGCGACCAGGTTCTACGCGGCGGTGCGCAAGCGCGACCACGAGACGATCCATACCGGCCTGAAGAATTTCATCCTGCCGCTGATCGCGATCCGCAACCGCAAGAAGGGCTATGCGGTCTCAATCATCAAGGCCGGCATGAAGGTGATCGGCCGCGATTCCGGCCCGGTCCGTCCGCCGCTCACCGACCTCACCGAGCAGGAGATGGCGGAACTGACCGCGCTGGTCGAGAAGCTGCCCGCCATCCGATCGACACAACAGGCGGCAGAATAA